Proteins encoded in a region of the Antedon mediterranea chromosome 2, ecAntMedi1.1, whole genome shotgun sequence genome:
- the LOC140040924 gene encoding uncharacterized protein isoform X1, translating into MKGKKSSALQPGHIQPVEPKVAILLGLSFPIALFVFWNITLPFIASTSSFIIGVDVVETFAYLKEDVLNAMLLPCPNWIAAEERVFIRKSSSKSIRRVSNLNAEEFKNIVNTGEPVVVTDGMRDWPGLGELNCQSIIYNYPDAKYFDWQAQENISLRNINKRNKFEGLECMAGYMNLQTPENLKYMQELMNNVRAPYFLFKDVYTAEPHINSSHPNLNIFIGTENTGVSPHLDETCDTFISAQFSGVKNWSLSWPISEEGELKWSKPIVFTLYPGELLFWYVGMRHHTEVVKGCSLSFSFQITTPAPRDYFHKLSKTVNSGSDADKDKLFKQTRASNANYLDTCNVIEKDGKSFIIARVLDEK; encoded by the exons atgaaaggCAAGAAGAGTTCGGCACTGCAACCGGGGCACATCCAACCAGTTGAACCGAAGGTGGCAATATTACTAGGCCTAAGTTTTCCAATCGCATTATTTGTATTCTGGAATATCACACTACCTTTTATAGCTTCGACGTCCTCATTCATAATTGGTGTCGATGTTGTGGAAACATTTGCTTACTTAAAAGaag ACGTCTTAAATGCAATGTTATTACCGTGTCCAAATTGGATTGCTGCAGAAGAAAGAGTATTTATCCGCAAGAGTTCAAGCAAAAGTATTAGAAGAGTTAGCAACTTAAATGCAGAagaatttaaaaacattgtaaacaCTGGAGAGCCTGTTGTGGTAACCGATGGAATGAgag ACTGGCCAGGGCTTGGTGAACTAAACTGTCAATCCATTATTTATAACTATCCTGATGCTAAATATTTTGATTGGCAG gcACAAGAGAATATTTCTTTAAGAAATATTAATAAGAGAAACAAATTTGAAGGCTTGGAGTGTATGGCGGGATACATGAATTTACAAACTCCAGAAAACTTAAAATATATGCAA GAACTGATGAATAATGTGAGGGCACCCTACTTCTTATTCAAAGATGTTTACACTGCAGAGCCGCACATCAATTCTTCACAtccaaatttaaatatttttatcggAACAGAGAACACAGGTGTCTCACCCCACCTGGATGAAACATGTGACACATTCATATCTGCACAG TTTTCTGGGGTAAAAAATTGGAGTCTGTCATGGCCAATCTCGGAAGAGGGAGAATTGAAATGGTCAAAGCCTATTGTGTTTACTTTGTACCCAG gGGAATTACTTTTTTGGTATGTTGGAATGAGGCACCACACGGAGGTGGTAAAGGGCTGTTCTCTCAGCTTTAGTTTCCAGATTACTACGCCTGCTCCCAGGGACTACTTTCATAAACTTTCAAAAACTGTCAATTCTGGGTCTGATGCAGATAaagataaattatttaaacagaCACGTGCATCTAATGCAAATTACCTTGACACCTGTAATGTGATTGAAAAGGATGGTAAATCGTTTATTATAGCAAGGGTACTGGATGAGAAATAA
- the LOC140040922 gene encoding mammalian ependymin-related protein 1-like, which translates to MTTIRTILFLAVCIAAASSMPTKQTSTAPPTTPAPKPCTSPPKWEGRASEYDHKQGINNRFLISFDGESKMKRFIEERKSFMPGKRFFEYIQDYTKNIQYKINKSYNQCTVDKLNTPWQNHTIPVNATLEDQYTMGDVSEQFHVQEWSDRIPGHKKEAWIGAFTVKNCWPVFEVFTYNDPEDEYSVSTSTRFFDLTVGIKDMSVFTPPDICNKALKEFEERDESFVNNVVEFFKKMFTSWSI; encoded by the exons ATGACTACTATTCGG ACCATTCTATTTTTAGCTGTTTGCATTGCGGCGGCGTCGAGTATGCCAACAAAGCAAACGTCGACCGCACCACCGACTACACCTGCGCCAAAACCATGTACATCTCCTCCAAAATGGGAAGGACGAGCAAGTGAATATGACCATAAACAAGGAATCAACAATCGATTTTTGATCAGCTTTGATGGCGAATCCAAAATGAAGAGATTCATCGAGGAGAGAAAATCGTTCATGCCCGGAAAGAG atTTTTTGAATACATCCAGGACTACACCAAGAATATCCAATACAAGATCAACAAGAGCTACAACCAATGCACCGTTGATAAGCTGAATACCCCATGGCAAAACCATACCATCCCGGTCAATGCTACCCTGGAGGACCAGTACACCATGGGTGATGTTTCGGAACAATTTCATGTGCAGGAGTGGTCCGACAGAATACCTGGACATAAGA AGGAAGCATGGATTGGCGCATTTACGGTAAAAAATTGCTGGCCTGTCTTTGAGGTGTTCACCTACAACGACCCAGAGGACGAGTACAGTGTGTCCACCTCAACCCGGTTCTTTGACCTGACCGTTGGAATTAAAGACATGAGTGTGTTTACGCCGCCAGACATCTGTAATAAGGCTCTCAAGGAATTTGAGGAGAGAGATGAATCTTTCGTTAACAATGTTGTAGAATTTTTCAAGAAAATGTTTACATCCTGGTCAATCTAG
- the LOC140040924 gene encoding uncharacterized protein isoform X2, with amino-acid sequence MNVNNEGVVLFHTSSTSSFIIGVDVVETFAYLKEDVLNAMLLPCPNWIAAEERVFIRKSSSKSIRRVSNLNAEEFKNIVNTGEPVVVTDGMRDWPGLGELNCQSIIYNYPDAKYFDWQAQENISLRNINKRNKFEGLECMAGYMNLQTPENLKYMQELMNNVRAPYFLFKDVYTAEPHINSSHPNLNIFIGTENTGVSPHLDETCDTFISAQFSGVKNWSLSWPISEEGELKWSKPIVFTLYPGELLFWYVGMRHHTEVVKGCSLSFSFQITTPAPRDYFHKLSKTVNSGSDADKDKLFKQTRASNANYLDTCNVIEKDGKSFIIARVLDEK; translated from the exons ATGAATGTCAACAATGAGGGCGTTGTCTTGTTTCAcacat CTTCGACGTCCTCATTCATAATTGGTGTCGATGTTGTGGAAACATTTGCTTACTTAAAAGaag ACGTCTTAAATGCAATGTTATTACCGTGTCCAAATTGGATTGCTGCAGAAGAAAGAGTATTTATCCGCAAGAGTTCAAGCAAAAGTATTAGAAGAGTTAGCAACTTAAATGCAGAagaatttaaaaacattgtaaacaCTGGAGAGCCTGTTGTGGTAACCGATGGAATGAgag ACTGGCCAGGGCTTGGTGAACTAAACTGTCAATCCATTATTTATAACTATCCTGATGCTAAATATTTTGATTGGCAG gcACAAGAGAATATTTCTTTAAGAAATATTAATAAGAGAAACAAATTTGAAGGCTTGGAGTGTATGGCGGGATACATGAATTTACAAACTCCAGAAAACTTAAAATATATGCAA GAACTGATGAATAATGTGAGGGCACCCTACTTCTTATTCAAAGATGTTTACACTGCAGAGCCGCACATCAATTCTTCACAtccaaatttaaatatttttatcggAACAGAGAACACAGGTGTCTCACCCCACCTGGATGAAACATGTGACACATTCATATCTGCACAG TTTTCTGGGGTAAAAAATTGGAGTCTGTCATGGCCAATCTCGGAAGAGGGAGAATTGAAATGGTCAAAGCCTATTGTGTTTACTTTGTACCCAG gGGAATTACTTTTTTGGTATGTTGGAATGAGGCACCACACGGAGGTGGTAAAGGGCTGTTCTCTCAGCTTTAGTTTCCAGATTACTACGCCTGCTCCCAGGGACTACTTTCATAAACTTTCAAAAACTGTCAATTCTGGGTCTGATGCAGATAaagataaattatttaaacagaCACGTGCATCTAATGCAAATTACCTTGACACCTGTAATGTGATTGAAAAGGATGGTAAATCGTTTATTATAGCAAGGGTACTGGATGAGAAATAA
- the LOC140040925 gene encoding small ribosomal subunit protein eS27-like produces MPLAKDLLNPSLECEKRRHKKKRLVQSPNSYFMDVKCPGCYKITTVFSHAQTVVLCVGCSTVLCQPTGGKARLTEGCSFRRKAH; encoded by the exons ATGCCA cTCGCCAAAGATTTGTTGAACCCAAGCCTGGAGTGTGAGAAAAGAAGGCACAAAAAGAAGAGATTAGTGCAAAGTCCTAACTCCTACTTTATGGATGTTAAGTGCCCAG gCTGTTACAAAATTACAACTGTGTTTAGTCATGCACAAACAGTGGTGTTGTGTGTTGGTTGCTCCACGGTCCTTTGCCAGCCTACAGGAGGCAAGGCTAGGCTAACAGAAG gctgCTCCTTCAGAAGGAAAGCCCATTGA
- the LOC140039876 gene encoding uncharacterized protein, whose amino-acid sequence MMIKLGIGLATLILFIGYTLNNVNSAAATGYGVGQPNGVPYQQPYQQQGPMQQQGPMQQGPMQQGPMQQGPKQQGPMQYKQNTKQKETVEDVENRFKKMNRILIASFAMAEIVMAITVIVSCVVKIGRSLA is encoded by the exons ATGATGATCAAACTTGGTATAGGCCTAGCAACATTGATATTGTTTATCGGTTATACGTTGAATAATGTCAATTCAG CTGCTGCAACAGGTTACGGTGTAGGACAGCCCAATGGCGTACCATACCAACAACCATATCAACAGCAAGGCCCTATGCAACAACAAGGTCCCATGCAACAAGGTCCCATGCAACAAGGCCCCATGCAACAAGGTCCCAAGCAACAAGGTCCCATGCAGTATAAACAAAACACTAAACAG aaagaaaCCGTTGAAGATGttgaaaatcgttttaaaaaaatgaatcgAATCCTAATAGCATCATTTGCTATGGCAGAGATTGTAATGGCCATTACTGTAATTGTGTCGTGCGTCGTCAAGATTGGACGTTCACTAGCATGA
- the LOC140040919 gene encoding uncharacterized protein, with translation MQTGLEIKHRQSFTSPDDPCVRCMCKNGRLNCKRRDCLILHCNVQVKEKGECCPKCAEKVIKPNVNDTSETSIRVELTLPPPPVIPPPPPSLGEFIITELPPTVHKSAIGAVSTPDLQIIQLPPPPITPPPPPSLVTSMLSIYGVNYVPQATESTEQSITEVVKEEIHECNIIKQSCVGPGPEREPGEYGQPGPAGPIGKKGPPGRRGKRGDDGPPGKRGKSGERGKPGLPGKAGPPGEPGKDGIPGLPGIQSATGPVGPMGERGPRGKTGKRGLIGPPGITGSKGNMGIQGPRGIDGPPGYKGDRGMMGIPGAPGLTGRNGPPGPNGVDGIKGEKGDTVTNGQLVVVADEFALNEINSEVLLAYRLDNKKLYLREDDQWQCVMLQKDIQKMQGPPGPPGETGKRGKPGPMGPRGEKGDGSKVVKHDDRQSGNCGNGIIENGESCDDANNNDNDNCINCNLSFCGDGYRQEGVEECDTFDFGDKTCDSFLPGYVATGRLRCNFGCQINSQGCRALYRKTSTPFG, from the exons ATGCAGACGGGCTTAGAGATAAAACACAGACAAAGTTTTACTTCGCCTGACGATCCATGCGTTCGCTGTATGTGTAAA AATGGACGTTTAAATTGTAAAAGGCGGGATTGCCTTATATTACATTGCAATGTACAAGTAAAAGAAAAGGGTGAATGCTGCCCAAAATGTGCAG AAAAGGTTATTAAACCGAATGTAAATGACACATCAGAAACATCTATACGCGTTGAATTGACACTTCCACCACCGCCAGTTATTCCCCCTCCCCCGCCGTCACTTGGTGAATTCATAATAACAGAGCTTCCACCAACTGTTCACAAAAGCGCTATTGGTGCTGTAAGTACACCCGACCTTCAAATTATTCAACTACCTCCACCTCCCATTACACCACCTCCGCCTCCATCACTTGTGACGTCAATGCTAAGCATTTATGGTGTAAACTACGTTCCACAAGCAACTGAGTCTACGGAACAATCGATAACTGAG GTTGTAAAAGAAGAAATACACGAATGTAACATTATCAAACAAAGTTGTGTTGGACCAGGTCCGGAAAGAGAACCTGGTGAGTACGGACAACCAGGGCCAGCAGGACCAATAGGAAAGAAG GGCCCACCGGGAAGACGGGGTAAGAGGGGTGATGACGGACCACCGGGTAAAAGGGGAAAGTCTGGTGAAAGGGGTAAACCG GGTTTGCCAggaaaggctggaccaccgggaGAGCCAGGAAAAGACGGAATACCG ggTTTACCGGGGATACAATCTGCAACAGGACCAGTTGGTCCCATGGGTGAGCGTGGTCCACGTGGAAAAACA GGTAAGCGTGGGCTAATTGGCCCACCTGGGATAACAGGAAGCAAAGGAAATATGGGTATACAGGGACCAAGAGGAATCG ATGGCCCACCTGGTTATAAAGGTGACAGAGGCATGATGGGTATCCCCGGAGCACCTGGTTTAACGGGACGGAATGGTCCACCCGGACCTAATGGTGTTGATGGGATCAAGGGAGAGAAAGGAGATACAGTAACAAACGGA cAATTAGTTGTTGTTGCGGACGAATTTGCCTTAAACGAAATAAACTCCGAGGTTTTACTAGCTTACCGACTGGACAACAAGAAGCTCTATCTACGAGAGGACGACCAATGGCAGTGCGTAATGCTTCAGAAAGATATCCAGAAAATGCAAGGACCGCCAGGACCACCGGGGGAAACAGGGAAGAGAGGGAAACCAGGACCTATGGGCCCAAGAGGAGAAAAGGGTGACGGTAGCAAGGTAGTAAAACATGATGATAGACAG TCTGGTAATTGCGGGAATGGTATAATTGAAAACGGAGAGTCATGTGACGACGCAAACAACAATGATAACGACAATTGCATAA ATTGTAACCTATCATTTTGCGGGGACGGATACAGACAGGAAGGGGTCGAAGAATGCGATACGTTCGATTTCGGTGATAAAACATGCGATAGTTTCCTTCCTGG gtACGTCGCAACCGGTCGTTTACGGTGCAACTTTGGATGCCAAATCAACTCCCAGGGATGTCGAGCCCTTTACAGAAAAACAAGCACGCCATTTGGTTAA